CCGGCCAAGGGCGGTGGTGATGCTTTTCTCTCGTGCATGTCCGCCCCACTGCATCATCCTTGATGCCCCTCCTACTCACTCGCCCTGCAGCATGGATCACCGGCAACCTGTAGCCACTACTTCCGTCGGGCTTCCCTGCCTCTGCCTCGGCCTCTTACTATGGATTGGGTGGGCTTCTTTAATTTTCTACTCGATTTGATGAGTGTATTGATTGATTCGGGAGTTGTGAGCTTGTGGAATCCAATTCAGATGCCCGTGCGGGCCGCATGCTTGCGCTCACTGCAGGGCGAGGTCACCCGGCTGCCCGCTCGCTTGCAGCACGAGTTCTTCATCATCGCCCGCCTGCAGCGCATGCTTTCCCAGCCCTATGCAGGCCGCATCGGACCTCATGGCCACCGGATCTGGCAAGGCTTGAGCCTGCCACTGCGGGATCTGGGGAACCAATCGATGCCCCTCACCCCATACCGGCCAACCGTGCGTGGCCTGGCCACGGTCTGTGCAGCTGCGCTGGCGTCCGTGCCATCGTGGGCGCGGCGCTGGCCTTGCCGACCTGCTCACCATCGTGGTGAGCTGGGATACTTGTCCTGACAGTCCTGCTCATAACCCCCTAAATAAATTCCACCCCTTGCAATCCAGTCCAAGCATGTGGTTTAGTGGTGATTTGGATCTCACGCGAACCAATTAGCAAGTAAGGGGACCTAGTTGACACAACAAGACAAGTTTAGGAATCTggggtgcattttactcttctaGTATTTTACTACTCTGCTTTGCTTCTATGCAGCAGTAGACATATATTACTTCTATATATATGGAGTATTATAAGATTCCATATTCACTTTGTCTTCAATTCATTATAACTTTAATCATGAAACACATTTTACAACTACTCCATATAAATTACTGTGACTAAACAAAACAAACTAGGACCTTAAATTATTTATGGGTTACACAACTATTCGTGTGGCGTTGTTTTCTTTCATATCAAATGATAAACTATGTGTGATCTTGCTTCTATTAAATTGCAGAGGTCCGAGAAATGGATGAGAGAGAGGGCCAATAAATTAAAAGAGGAGGTAGGTGTTCTATTTCAAAACTGCAAGAATATAGTGGAAAAGATGAACCTAGTAGATGTGCTCCAACGTCTCGGAATAGATCATCATTTTGAGGAACAGATAACCACTACATTACACAGCATTCACAATGCTGATTTCAATAGTGGAAGCCTTAATGAGGTTTCTCTTCGGTTTCGGTTGCTTAGGCAGCAAGGATTTTGGGTTCCTCCAGGTACAATTAAAAATACTGTAGAAccatattttttttagatttagtAGTAGTTCTACATTTAAGTATATCCATTGCAAAGTATATATATGGATATATTACTAATATATGTGCATCACCGTCGATCCCTATAATTTGAGCACAAATGTGTTTATTCTGTAGATGTGTTCAACATTTTCAAGAGTGGAGATGGGAGCTTTGTCAGTGATATAACTAATGACACGAAAGGCTTGCTAGGCTTGTATAATGCAGCTCACCTTCTAACTCACAACGAGGGAGCACTTGAAGAAGCTATCTTATTTGCAAGGCATCATCTGGAATTAGAGAGAAGTACCCTAAAGTCCCCGTTTGCTGAACAAGTCACACGTGCTCTTCGGATTCCATTACCAAGAACCTTGAAGAGAGTAGAGGCACTAAATTATATAACCGAGTACAACGTATATGAACAACCATACAACCCTGCGATTTTGGAGCTCGCCAAGCTTGAATTTAATCTTCTACAACATCTCTACCTAAAAGAGCTCAAGACTGTTTCCCAGTATGTCTCATGTACAATGGGCCCTAATTATGCTATGCTAACTTGGTTCAGAAAAAACATATTATCATAGACTTCCATTTTTGCCTAAGGTTGGGCGGCCAACTGGCTAGCCCAGCCCGATGGCACTCCCACTTGAGGTCGCTGGTTCGATTCCCAGTCGGGACGAATTTTCTCGtgggttaaaaaaatccccctcgctatgctcgccgcaaggcttggccctctcgggcatgggccagggttcgggggatTTTTCCGCGGCCGGGTGAAGCCGtgttgcttcctcttaatgaaaaacggttGGGGTCCGTTCACCCCTCCGGCCGCATTTTTTTTATAGACTTCCATTTTTGATTTTGTAACACTGATATAAGACTGATTGAACTAAACTTGATACTAAATTATAGGTGGTGGAAGGATCTTTCAGCATATATTGAGCTAGATTACATCAGGGATCGTTTGATCGAGGGCTACTTTTATTCTTACAATGTGTACCATGAGCAAGAACATGCACGTGCACGGATTATTCTTACCAAGATATTTGTGCTATGGACCTTATTAGATGACACTTTTGATACTCATGCTAATTTGGAGGAATGCCAAAAGTTACATCAGGCTATAGAAAGGTTGATTTAATTTTGGATTTGGTTAATTTCCACATAGGGAACAAGCGATGCAAAATACATGAATTTGAATGTTTGACAAATCAATTAACGTTTAATAAGGTTGATTTATGCAGATGGGATGAGAGTGCAGCTTGTCTTCTACCGGACTACTTGACGAAATTCTTTCTCAAGCTTATAAGCAACTTTAGGGAGTTTGATAATGAACTGGGACCACATGAAAAGTATCGCAGTGCTTACAACAAAAAAGCGGTAGGCCAAtgttatcttatttttagatGTTCTTTATTATGGTTCTTCAAATCTTACCAATATGAAATATGCTAACAGATGTAACACCATTTTGAAGGAATTAACTTTACCCATGTCAAAACACAACATGGGTTGATAATAATATCTATTAGTCAAAGTaatgaaaaatatcaaaatatgTGTGGAAAATCAAACTTGTTGCGGTTGCAAAGAACACCAACAACtgatttttttgaagaaaagaaCATCAATAACATGAACAATAAATTGGACATGGATATAGTACAGAACATCGTCAACTGGATTTGCGACTATGATAAGAGTTGCAGAGTTATTATAACTAACTATCATATTTCTTTCATTCTTTGTTATTTAATGTTGGAAAAAATCCATCAAACTCTGATTTTCATCCACGTCACTCACGTATGGACAACTTTAAATTGTTATGTTATTCCTTGTTAATACTCATCACTAATAGAACAAGTTCATGCCCCTTGTCATCATTGAAGTTGTTGCCTCATTGAAAACATTGCGTTGAGAAATGAAGAAGCAGGGACCATTTTTATAATGAAACAAGAGTTCACCATTAGCACAAAAATGCTTAAATTGGATTGCATATATATCTTGGTTTTCTTGGAACCATGAGAGCTAAAGCATATATCATACTGTTGTTAGCTTAAGAAATGTGTGTGGTAATTTATTTGTCATGATATATCCATAACAAAAGGTTTATTTGTCATGTTTTCAATCTGGAACCATGTGAGATATCTAAATCAATGGGACACTAAGGAATATTTGACAGGGATGTTCACACTCCTAGACCATCCCTAGTGGGAGTTCCATAGTAATTTCATTCCAATTAAATGAGGTCACACGTCAGCTCATCTAGTGATATGGTAAAGAATTTATGAGGACTGAGGAGAGAGATGAGAATATTTTCATCAGGCTGAAACTGGTTCTCACCATTTCCAACACACTGAAAAATGTATGGATCGAATTCCCATTAAGAAGCTTTTTGTTTAAACATCACATGTTTCATCAACTTCCGTTGACAACAACTAAATGAGATGGTAGCTTATGAAATCGTGAAATGGAGCTTTGTGTCAGGAGACATAGTTTCATTCATCAATTCTAATATCTGAAAATGGCAAGGCCCTCTTGAAAACCATGCAATGAAACTTTACATTATTGGGTACAACCTGAGTCATGTTCTGCACATTCGCACGCACAGCTCCACAAATGACCCGGGTCTAATTAAATGCCTCATTCTTCCCCTTTTTAATTAGTTCCTTACTTATCTCCGCATACTCCCTCGGGATAATCTAGCGAGAATTGCTTCATTCCTGATATAAAAAATAAGTCATTCTAGttttgttctaagtcaaactaaattttttttgaaggggGAAGTCAAACTAAATTAAGTTCAACCAAGTTTAAAGAGAAAAGTATGTGCCAACATTTATGATATCATTAGATTGATCATGAAATATATTTTGATAATATACTTATTTAGTGTCACAAACTTGTTTAAACTAAATATAGTTTGActtagaataaaaataaaataacttATTTTTTAGGGACAAAGGATGTCTTTATTTGCTTCCCCTTCACCGACATTGCTATGAATGTTGCTCTTCCACCACTGCTTTATATATGGTGTCCTCCATTAACCTCAGCCGCACTTGGCTGGATATCTGATTAGGTGGCCCTTGTTAGACCTGGAGTAGTCTAGAGGAAGGGAACAAGATGAAGGACAAGTGCCATTACATCCCCATTAACATGAGGAGGATGGATGAGGATGAGCTATGGATGGAGGGCGTGTAGCCACTATCAAGTTCTAGAGGAAGAGAAAGATGAGGGTAATGTTGTGGATACTGGAGTGGGCTGAGTCATAGTGAAGGTGAAGTAGCATAGCTACATAGGAGCAGGTGTCTTCTGAGCTTGCTGAAATCACAGGCATGGGCATGGACAGTTGGTAACACCAATACAAGAGGAGGAAGACAACACAGAAAGAACAATAATGATGATGTTGAGAAGGATGAGGAAAATATATGGTGATCTTGAAGACAACGAGGCCACCACACCTTCGACACCTTAAGCACACAAGCACTAAAATGTGTAGCTCACAAACACGCTCTGTGTTGTGCTTCTACATAAACTGGACCTTCCGGTAACCTCTACTAGTAGGCTAGGATTCAAACTGAAACCACACCTTCCATATTAACATGGAAATCAAAGTCAACTGAGCTCAATCCAATCCTCGTCCAACAGAAAACAAACCACCCAACCATACATATTATTTCAGCCAATAGTACTATATGCCACTCGCGAACGCATAAGAATTACATATGATGTCCGACAATATGATTCGCATATTCTTTTGGTGCCTAGTCAATGCGCAAAGATTCGCATCAGCTCACTGATACATTTGACCAACACTTAAGCATGCTCTTTTCTTCTCATATGCAGTTCCAGAAATTATCCAGCTATTATCTACAGGAATCCGAATGGTTCCATAAGAATC
The genomic region above belongs to Panicum virgatum strain AP13 chromosome 8N, P.virgatum_v5, whole genome shotgun sequence and contains:
- the LOC120684343 gene encoding tau-cadinol synthase-like, giving the protein MRERANKLKEEVGVLFQNCKNIVEKMNLVDVLQRLGIDHHFEEQITTTLHSIHNADFNSGSLNEVSLRFRLLRQQGFWVPPDVFNIFKSGDGSFVSDITNDTKGLLGLYNAAHLLTHNEGALEEAILFARHHLELERSTLKSPFAEQVTRALRIPLPRTLKRVEALNYITEYNVYEQPYNPAILELAKLEFNLLQHLYLKELKTVSQWWKDLSAYIELDYIRDRLIEGYFYSYNVYHEQEHARARIILTKIFVLWTLLDDTFDTHANLEECQKLHQAIERWDESAACLLPDYLTKFFLKLISNFREFDNELGPHEKYRSAYNKKAFQKLSSYYLQESEWFHKNHIPSFKDQMDVSVMTGGAQMACVGILFGMDDVAPDAFEWAIGCSDSAKTVGAITRYANDLAAFKNGGNKMDTANSVECYIKEHNVTSEVALAKISDLVEHEWKNTNEARFKNRELLSVVQRVSNCAMCAMFYCHGMRDLYTNSKDIIGAIESHFVNPISL